In Vibrio hippocampi, a single genomic region encodes these proteins:
- a CDS encoding OmpH family outer membrane protein has protein sequence MQAAGLGLVILTSSLFANAAEAAQKIGYINTLQVFQALPQREAVAKKLQNEFKDKSAELKAIEASAGKKIEKLKRDGELLGADEVEKLRIEIGQLQSEFKIKAQAFEKEGQRREAEEHKKMLKTIQDAVDKVAKQQGYDIVLDAQAIGYAKDEFNISEQVIKALK, from the coding sequence ATGCAGGCAGCAGGGCTTGGCCTAGTAATCCTTACATCGTCACTGTTTGCCAACGCAGCGGAAGCTGCGCAAAAAATTGGCTATATCAACACGTTACAGGTTTTCCAAGCTTTGCCACAACGTGAAGCGGTGGCTAAAAAGCTGCAAAATGAATTCAAAGATAAAAGTGCTGAACTTAAAGCTATCGAAGCGAGTGCAGGCAAAAAAATCGAGAAGCTAAAGCGCGATGGCGAGCTACTGGGTGCTGACGAAGTGGAAAAACTTCGCATTGAAATCGGTCAGTTGCAAAGCGAATTTAAAATTAAGGCTCAAGCTTTCGAAAAAGAAGGTCAGCGTCGTGAAGCTGAAGAGCACAAAAAAATGCTAAAAACTATCCAAGATGCGGTTGATAAAGTTGCGAAACAGCAAGGTTATGACATCGTTCTTGACGCTCAAGCTATCGGCTACGCGAAGGATGAGTTCAACATTTCTGAGCAAGTTATCAAAGCGCTAAAATAA
- the lpxD gene encoding UDP-3-O-(3-hydroxymyristoyl)glucosamine N-acyltransferase: MTVALTLADIAQITGGEVRGDESVTVTRVAAMDTAGEGDITFLTNAKYAKHLAESQASAVMLKAAEAELCSTNAIVVADPYIAYAKVAQALDTSPAPASSIAPSAVIATDAVLGQDVCIGANAVIESGVELGDGVVIGANCFVGKGAKLGAHTKLWSNVSIYHDVVIGEHCLVQANTVIGSDGFGYANEKGEWVKIPQVGTVRIGNRVEIGSCTSIDRGALDDTVIEDNVILDNQLQIAHNVHIGYGTAMAGGTVVAGSTKIGKYCQIGGAAVINGHIEIVDGVVITGMAMVMRSITDKGLYSSGIPLQTNKEWRKTAARVHRIDDMNKRLKSLEKTLTQQQD; encoded by the coding sequence ATGACAGTCGCATTAACATTAGCTGATATCGCACAAATCACCGGTGGTGAAGTTCGTGGCGATGAATCTGTAACTGTAACCAGAGTCGCTGCGATGGATACCGCAGGTGAGGGCGATATTACGTTCCTTACCAATGCAAAATATGCCAAACATCTTGCAGAATCCCAGGCCTCTGCGGTGATGTTAAAAGCGGCAGAAGCGGAGCTTTGTTCTACTAATGCTATTGTTGTTGCCGATCCTTATATTGCTTATGCAAAGGTGGCTCAAGCGCTGGATACCTCTCCAGCGCCAGCAAGCTCAATAGCACCAAGTGCGGTGATCGCAACCGATGCCGTACTCGGTCAAGACGTTTGTATCGGTGCAAATGCGGTGATCGAATCGGGTGTTGAGTTAGGTGACGGCGTGGTTATTGGCGCGAACTGTTTCGTTGGTAAAGGCGCCAAGCTAGGCGCACACACGAAACTGTGGTCGAATGTGTCTATTTATCATGATGTCGTGATCGGCGAGCACTGTCTGGTACAAGCGAACACTGTGATTGGTTCTGATGGCTTCGGTTATGCTAACGAAAAAGGCGAGTGGGTGAAGATCCCACAAGTCGGTACTGTACGCATTGGTAACCGTGTAGAGATTGGTTCATGTACTTCTATCGACAGAGGTGCGCTAGACGATACGGTTATTGAAGATAATGTGATTCTCGATAATCAATTGCAGATCGCTCATAACGTACACATCGGATATGGTACCGCCATGGCGGGTGGTACAGTGGTCGCTGGAAGCACCAAGATTGGTAAATATTGCCAGATTGGTGGCGCTGCGGTCATTAATGGTCATATCGAAATCGTCGATGGTGTGGTTATTACTGGCATGGCGATGGTGATGCGAAGTATTACAGACAAAGGTTTGTATTCGTCAGGTATCCCACTTCAGACCAATAAAGAGTGGCGTAAAACCGCGGCTCGAGTCCATCGCATTGACGATATGAACAAAAGACTTAAGTCGCTAGAGAAAACGCTAACGCAGCAACAAGACTAG
- the fabZ gene encoding 3-hydroxyacyl-ACP dehydratase FabZ, with protein MTVTEIRELLPHRYPFLLIDRVISYEEKKSLTAIKNVSVNEPQFTGHFPQLPVFPGVLILEAMAQATGLLAFKSFGAPAENELYYFASVDNAKFRKPVTPGDQMVIEVEFLKERRGIAAFNGVAKVDGEVVCSAELKCARREF; from the coding sequence ATGACAGTCACTGAGATCAGAGAGTTACTGCCTCACCGTTATCCTTTCCTGCTGATTGACCGCGTGATTTCTTATGAAGAAAAGAAATCTCTTACCGCAATCAAAAATGTATCAGTTAACGAGCCGCAATTTACTGGTCACTTTCCGCAACTGCCAGTATTTCCTGGCGTACTGATTCTTGAAGCGATGGCGCAAGCCACTGGCTTACTCGCATTTAAATCTTTCGGTGCCCCAGCCGAAAATGAGCTGTACTATTTTGCCAGTGTCGACAACGCCAAATTCCGTAAACCCGTCACCCCGGGTGATCAAATGGTGATTGAAGTGGAATTTTTGAAAGAGCGTCGCGGTATTGCAGCCTTTAACGGTGTTGCCAAGGTTGATGGTGAAGTAGTATGTTCAGCTGAGCTTAAGTGTGCACGTCGAGAGTTTTAA
- the lpxA gene encoding acyl-ACP--UDP-N-acetylglucosamine O-acyltransferase, whose protein sequence is MIHESAKIHPSAVVEPGAKIGANVVVGPFTYITEHVEIGEGTEIMSHVVIKGHTKIGKDNRIFPQAVIGEENQDKKYGGEKTTVIVGDRNVIRESVQIHRGTTQDKSQTVVGDDNLLCVNAHIAHDVIVGNHTHIGNNAILGGHVTVGDHAGVMALSAIHPFCYVGAYAYVGGCSAVVQDVPPYVLAQGNHATPFGLNLVGLKRNGFEKPEIRALQKAYKEIYRSGKTLAEAREVLIELAQEWSSVQRFIDLLDTSERGIIR, encoded by the coding sequence ATGATTCATGAATCCGCGAAGATCCACCCAAGTGCCGTTGTTGAGCCTGGCGCGAAGATTGGCGCTAATGTCGTTGTTGGTCCATTCACTTACATTACAGAGCATGTTGAGATTGGTGAAGGCACCGAAATCATGTCTCATGTCGTGATCAAAGGTCACACCAAAATCGGTAAAGATAACCGCATCTTCCCACAGGCTGTGATTGGCGAAGAAAACCAAGACAAGAAGTACGGTGGTGAAAAGACCACTGTGATCGTTGGCGATCGCAACGTGATTCGAGAAAGTGTGCAGATCCACCGTGGAACAACACAAGATAAGAGCCAAACCGTGGTGGGTGACGATAACCTACTGTGCGTCAATGCCCACATCGCTCATGATGTGATTGTTGGTAACCATACCCACATTGGTAATAACGCGATTCTTGGCGGTCATGTCACGGTCGGTGATCATGCTGGCGTGATGGCGTTGTCTGCTATCCATCCATTCTGCTATGTCGGTGCTTACGCTTATGTCGGTGGCTGCTCAGCAGTGGTGCAAGATGTTCCTCCTTACGTCTTGGCGCAAGGCAACCATGCGACGCCATTTGGTCTCAACCTTGTTGGCTTAAAACGCAATGGTTTCGAAAAGCCTGAAATCCGTGCACTACAGAAAGCGTACAAAGAGATCTATCGTTCAGGTAAAACGTTAGCCGAAGCGCGTGAAGTCTTGATCGAGCTGGCTCAAGAGTGGTCATCAGTACAACGTTTTATTGACCTGCTAGATACTTCTGAGCGTGGTATTATTCGTTAA
- the lpxB gene encoding lipid-A-disaccharide synthase: protein MGQPLRIGIVAGELSGDTLGEGFIKAVKARYPDAEFVGIGGPKMIAQGCESLFDMEELAVMGIVEVLGRLRRLFHVKAELVNYFTQNPVDVFVGIDAPDFNLRLEKDLKKSGTKTVHYVSPSVWAWRQKRIYGIAEATNLVLAFLPFEKAFYDKFNVPCEFIGHTLADAIPLQSEKSPARELLGIDDDKQWLAVLPGSRGNELKLLSQPFIETCKKLHQDNPELGFLVAAVNSKRKQQFVEAWQQHAPELDFHIVEDTARNVITAADYVLLASGTVALECMLLKRPMVVGYNVNAITAFLVKRLVKTKYVSLPNILADEEIVKEFLLEQCTADNLYQELSRLMQSDNSAIIERFTEMHHWIRKNADEQAASAVLKLIDKL from the coding sequence ATGGGGCAACCTTTACGTATTGGCATAGTAGCCGGAGAGCTTTCTGGAGATACCCTTGGCGAGGGTTTTATCAAAGCGGTGAAAGCCCGTTATCCCGATGCGGAATTTGTCGGCATTGGGGGTCCAAAAATGATCGCTCAAGGCTGCGAGTCACTGTTTGATATGGAAGAGCTTGCGGTGATGGGCATCGTCGAAGTTCTTGGGCGACTGCGTCGTTTGTTCCACGTCAAAGCGGAATTGGTTAACTATTTCACTCAAAACCCAGTAGACGTGTTTGTCGGTATTGACGCGCCTGATTTCAATCTGCGGCTAGAGAAGGACCTAAAGAAATCTGGGACCAAAACGGTTCACTATGTGAGTCCATCCGTTTGGGCATGGCGGCAGAAACGCATCTATGGTATCGCAGAAGCCACCAATTTAGTGCTGGCGTTTCTACCCTTTGAAAAAGCGTTCTATGATAAGTTTAATGTGCCTTGTGAGTTTATAGGTCATACGCTAGCGGATGCCATTCCATTGCAATCAGAAAAGTCACCGGCTCGAGAGTTACTGGGCATTGATGATGACAAGCAATGGTTAGCGGTACTGCCCGGCAGTCGAGGCAATGAATTAAAATTGCTGTCTCAGCCGTTTATCGAAACCTGTAAGAAACTCCATCAAGACAACCCAGAACTGGGCTTTTTGGTTGCCGCAGTGAACAGCAAACGCAAACAGCAGTTTGTCGAAGCTTGGCAACAGCATGCACCAGAATTGGATTTTCATATCGTAGAAGATACCGCACGCAACGTGATCACGGCGGCGGATTATGTGTTATTGGCCTCCGGTACGGTTGCGCTTGAATGTATGTTACTCAAGCGTCCAATGGTCGTGGGCTACAACGTGAATGCGATCACTGCGTTTCTTGTTAAGCGTTTGGTAAAGACGAAATATGTGTCACTGCCTAATATTTTGGCGGATGAAGAGATAGTCAAAGAGTTCCTTTTGGAGCAATGCACTGCCGATAACCTATATCAAGAACTTAGCCGTTTGATGCAGAGTGACAACAGCGCCATCATTGAGCGATTTACTGAAATGCATCACTGGATCCGCAAAAATGCCGACGAACAAGCCGCGAGCGCAGTTTTAAAATTGATTGATAAATTATGA
- the rnhB gene encoding ribonuclease HII encodes MTTKKTPVKELPPFEYPQGHQLFAGVDEVGRGPLVGDVVTAAVILDPANPIEGLNDSKKLSEKKRLALYPEIKQKALAWAVGRCSPEEIDQLNILQATMVAMQRAVAGLTIQPQYVLIDGNRTPDLPMAASAVVKGDMRVAEISAASIIAKVVRDQEMEELDKQHPEFGFAQHKGYPTKAHFEAIEKHGVIDQHRKSFKPVKRALGLDV; translated from the coding sequence ATGACAACGAAAAAAACACCCGTAAAAGAACTTCCTCCTTTTGAGTACCCACAAGGCCATCAATTATTTGCTGGAGTGGATGAGGTGGGGCGCGGTCCTTTAGTGGGCGACGTGGTGACCGCCGCGGTGATTTTAGACCCAGCAAACCCGATTGAAGGGCTGAATGACTCCAAGAAACTCTCTGAAAAAAAACGGTTAGCGCTTTACCCAGAGATCAAACAGAAAGCGCTGGCTTGGGCAGTGGGTCGCTGCTCCCCAGAGGAGATCGATCAACTCAATATCCTTCAGGCAACCATGGTAGCAATGCAGCGCGCCGTAGCGGGTTTAACTATCCAGCCACAGTATGTTTTGATTGATGGTAATCGCACGCCTGATCTGCCGATGGCAGCCAGCGCGGTGGTGAAAGGGGACATGCGAGTGGCTGAGATCAGCGCGGCCTCTATCATCGCTAAGGTAGTGCGTGACCAAGAGATGGAAGAGCTCGATAAACAGCATCCAGAATTTGGCTTTGCCCAGCACAAAGGCTACCCAACCAAAGCTCACTTTGAGGCAATAGAAAAACATGGCGTGATTGACCAGCATCGTAAAAGTTTTAAACCGGTAAAAAGAGCGTTAGGGTTAGATGTTTAG
- the dnaE gene encoding DNA polymerase III subunit alpha produces the protein MSDPKFIHLRVHSDFSMVDGLSKVPPLVNKVAEMGMPAMALTDFTNLCGLVKFYGNAHSSGVKPIIGADFAMQSDELGEELTRLTVLAMDNTGYNNLTLLISKAYLRGHVQHQPVIDKAWLAELSEGLIVLSGAKDGEVGKALLKGNSGLARQCVSFYQTHFPDRFYIELVRTGRPDEESYLHFAIELAQQTDLPVVATNEVVFVDKTLFDAHEIRVAIHDGYTIDDPRRPKRYSNQQYLRSEQEMCELFADIPEALQNSVEIAKRCNVTVRLGEYFLPAFPTDGMAETDFLVMKSREGLEERLEFLFPDEQQRAEKRPEYDERLQIELDVINQMGFPGYFLIVMEFIQWSKDNFIPVGPGRGSGAGSLVAYALKITDLDPLEYDLLFERFLNPERVSMPDFDVDFCMDKRDQVIDHVAEMYGRDAVSQIITFGTMAAKAVIRDVGRVLGHPFGFVDRISKLIPPDPGMTLEKAFKAEPALAQLYDGDEEVRDLIDMCRILEGCTRNAGKHAGGVVISPTTITDFAPIYADSEGHFPVTQFDKNDVETAGLVKFDFLGLRTLTIIDWALGLINPRLEREGKEPVRIESIPLEDTASFKLLQNSETTAVFQLESRGMKDLIKRLQPDCFEDIIALVALFRPGPLQSGMVDNFIDRKHGREAISYPDEKWQHDSLQEILDPTYGIILYQEQVMQIAQVLSGYTLGGADMLRRAMGKKKPEEMAKQRATFEDGAVNNGVDGELAMKIFDLVEKFAGYGFNKSHSAAYALVSYQTLWLKTHYPAEFMAAVMTADMDNTEKVVGLVDECLRMKLKVLPPDINAGLYRFNVNEDGEIVYGIGAIKGVGEGPIDVIIEARNKGGYFRDLFDFCARIDIKKVNKRVIEKLILAGALDRLGPHRAALMASLADAVKAASQHHQAEASGQTDMFGVLTDAPEEVEHKYTQVPAWPEKVWLEGERETLGLYLTGHPINAYLRELTKYTSCRLKDATPTRRDQSLTVAGLVIAARVMTTKRGTRIGLMTLDDRSGRMEVMLFSDALDKYADLLEKDKILVVSGQVSFDDFNGGLKMSAREVMDLGSAREKFTRGLSISLHESQITGSFYERFTEILTPHKAGTVPVHIYYQRVDARAKLTLGTEWRVTPNDALLEELQQLLGKDQVELEFN, from the coding sequence ATGTCAGACCCAAAGTTCATACATCTTCGCGTACACAGTGACTTTTCTATGGTCGACGGTCTCTCCAAAGTGCCGCCGTTGGTCAATAAAGTGGCTGAAATGGGGATGCCCGCCATGGCACTGACCGACTTCACCAACCTCTGTGGCTTGGTGAAGTTTTACGGTAACGCTCACTCTTCAGGGGTGAAGCCGATCATTGGTGCTGACTTCGCCATGCAGTCTGATGAACTGGGTGAAGAGTTGACTCGGTTAACCGTTCTCGCGATGGATAACACGGGTTACAACAACCTAACGTTATTGATTTCCAAAGCGTACCTGAGAGGTCACGTACAGCATCAGCCCGTGATTGATAAAGCTTGGTTAGCCGAGCTATCCGAAGGGCTAATCGTACTTTCTGGTGCCAAAGACGGTGAAGTGGGCAAAGCACTTCTAAAAGGCAATAGTGGTTTAGCTCGTCAATGCGTCAGTTTTTATCAAACCCATTTCCCAGACCGTTTCTATATCGAGTTAGTGCGCACGGGTCGCCCTGATGAAGAGAGTTACCTGCACTTTGCCATTGAACTGGCTCAGCAAACGGATTTACCTGTGGTGGCGACCAATGAGGTCGTGTTTGTTGATAAAACGTTGTTTGATGCCCATGAAATCCGCGTGGCAATTCATGACGGCTATACCATTGACGACCCAAGACGTCCCAAGCGCTACAGTAATCAACAATATCTGCGCAGTGAGCAAGAGATGTGTGAGTTGTTTGCTGATATCCCTGAGGCGCTACAAAACTCAGTTGAAATCGCTAAGCGCTGTAATGTTACTGTTCGCTTAGGAGAATACTTCCTACCCGCTTTCCCAACGGATGGAATGGCAGAGACCGACTTCCTTGTGATGAAGTCTCGTGAAGGTCTGGAAGAGCGTCTTGAGTTCCTGTTCCCTGATGAGCAACAACGTGCCGAAAAACGTCCAGAATATGATGAACGTCTACAGATAGAACTCGACGTTATTAACCAGATGGGATTTCCAGGTTACTTCCTGATCGTTATGGAGTTTATCCAGTGGTCAAAAGATAACTTTATTCCCGTGGGTCCGGGGCGTGGTTCAGGTGCAGGCTCATTGGTGGCGTATGCGCTTAAAATCACCGATCTTGATCCGCTGGAATATGACTTACTGTTTGAACGTTTCCTCAACCCTGAACGTGTTTCTATGCCCGACTTCGACGTCGATTTCTGTATGGATAAACGCGATCAGGTGATTGACCACGTTGCCGAGATGTATGGGCGTGATGCGGTATCGCAGATCATCACCTTTGGTACGATGGCCGCTAAAGCGGTGATCCGCGATGTGGGTCGTGTACTGGGTCATCCGTTTGGTTTTGTTGATCGTATTTCGAAGTTGATTCCGCCCGATCCGGGCATGACGCTTGAAAAAGCCTTTAAGGCAGAGCCCGCATTAGCTCAGCTCTATGATGGCGATGAAGAAGTTCGCGATCTGATTGACATGTGTCGTATTCTTGAAGGTTGTACGCGTAATGCGGGCAAGCACGCGGGTGGTGTGGTTATTTCTCCGACCACGATTACCGACTTTGCTCCGATCTATGCCGATTCTGAAGGTCACTTCCCAGTGACTCAGTTTGATAAAAACGATGTAGAAACCGCAGGTTTGGTTAAGTTCGACTTCTTAGGTCTAAGAACGCTCACCATTATTGATTGGGCGTTGGGCTTGATTAACCCAAGACTGGAACGCGAGGGCAAAGAGCCCGTGCGTATTGAGTCAATTCCACTGGAAGACACTGCGTCATTCAAATTGTTGCAAAACTCGGAAACGACAGCGGTGTTCCAGCTTGAATCCCGAGGGATGAAGGACCTGATTAAGCGCCTGCAGCCTGACTGTTTTGAAGATATCATCGCATTGGTGGCCTTATTCCGTCCCGGTCCTCTGCAATCCGGCATGGTGGATAACTTTATCGACCGTAAACACGGTCGCGAAGCGATATCGTATCCGGATGAGAAGTGGCAGCACGACTCCTTACAAGAGATCCTCGATCCTACTTACGGCATTATCTTATATCAAGAGCAGGTAATGCAGATTGCGCAGGTGCTATCCGGCTACACCTTGGGTGGTGCCGACATGCTTCGTCGTGCAATGGGTAAGAAAAAACCGGAAGAGATGGCTAAGCAACGTGCTACCTTTGAAGATGGCGCGGTGAATAACGGCGTTGATGGCGAACTGGCGATGAAGATCTTCGACTTGGTTGAGAAGTTCGCCGGCTACGGCTTTAACAAATCGCACTCAGCGGCTTACGCGCTCGTCTCTTATCAGACTTTATGGCTTAAGACCCATTATCCTGCCGAGTTTATGGCGGCGGTAATGACAGCGGATATGGACAACACCGAAAAGGTGGTGGGTTTAGTGGACGAATGTCTGCGCATGAAGCTAAAAGTATTGCCACCGGATATTAACGCTGGGCTGTATCGCTTTAACGTCAATGAAGATGGCGAGATTGTTTACGGCATTGGTGCCATCAAGGGTGTGGGCGAAGGTCCGATTGACGTGATTATCGAAGCGCGCAACAAAGGTGGCTACTTCAGAGATCTGTTTGATTTTTGTGCGCGAATTGACATCAAGAAAGTCAATAAACGCGTGATCGAAAAATTGATTTTGGCGGGTGCACTTGACCGATTAGGACCGCACCGTGCCGCGTTGATGGCTTCACTTGCCGATGCGGTAAAAGCGGCGAGTCAACACCACCAAGCTGAAGCCTCCGGGCAAACCGACATGTTTGGTGTGCTAACGGATGCGCCAGAGGAAGTTGAGCACAAATATACTCAAGTACCTGCTTGGCCAGAGAAAGTTTGGTTAGAGGGAGAGCGAGAAACCCTCGGTCTCTATTTGACGGGACACCCTATAAACGCCTATCTTAGAGAGCTGACAAAATATACAAGTTGCCGATTAAAGGATGCGACGCCAACACGCCGAGATCAATCGCTCACTGTCGCGGGTTTAGTGATTGCAGCTCGCGTGATGACCACCAAACGTGGGACACGTATCGGCTTGATGACCCTAGATGATCGTTCTGGCAGAATGGAGGTTATGTTGTTCTCCGATGCCCTAGATAAATACGCCGATCTACTTGAAAAAGATAAAATTTTGGTGGTATCTGGACAGGTCAGCTTTGATGACTTCAATGGTGGGCTTAAAATGTCTGCCCGCGAAGTGATGGATTTGGGCAGCGCGAGAGAAAAATTTACTCGTGGGCTTTCTATCTCTCTCCATGAATCGCAGATAACGGGTTCGTTTTATGAGCGATTTACCGAGATACTTACCCCGCACAAAGCAGGAACAGTGCCGGTACATATTTACTATCAGCGCGTGGATGCACGAGCGAAATTGACATTAGGGACAGAGTGGCGCGTGACACCGAACGACGCGTTGCTAGAAGAATTACAACAGTTACTTGGTAAAGACCAGGTAGAACTCGAATTTAACTAA
- the accA gene encoding acetyl-CoA carboxylase carboxyl transferase subunit alpha, with amino-acid sequence MSLNFLEFEKPIAELEAKIEALRDVTRHGGDSAIDLDKEIAQLEKKSLELKKKIFSDLGAWQVAQLARHPQRPYTLDYVENVFTEFDELAGDRAFADDKAIVGGIARLDGRPVMIIGHQKGRETKEKVKRNFGMPKPEGYRKALRLMEMAERFKMPIITFIDTAGAYPGVGAEERGQSEAIAKNLKVMSGLKVPVIVNVVGEGGSGGALAIGVGDYVNMLQYSTYSVISPEGCASILWRDSDKASQAAEAMGLVAPRLKELELIDEIIEEPLGGAHRDPVQMAENMKATLLRQLDELDQLEEEALLERRYQRLMSYGYC; translated from the coding sequence ATGAGCTTGAACTTTCTTGAATTTGAAAAGCCAATTGCAGAGCTAGAAGCAAAGATTGAAGCACTACGTGACGTGACTCGCCACGGTGGTGACAGTGCAATTGATCTGGACAAAGAGATAGCACAACTAGAGAAGAAAAGCTTAGAGCTTAAAAAGAAAATCTTTAGTGACCTAGGCGCTTGGCAAGTGGCACAACTTGCCCGTCATCCTCAGCGTCCTTACACCCTAGATTATGTCGAGAACGTGTTCACGGAGTTCGATGAGCTAGCGGGTGATCGCGCATTTGCTGATGATAAAGCCATCGTTGGCGGCATTGCTCGTCTTGACGGTCGTCCAGTGATGATTATTGGTCACCAGAAAGGTCGTGAAACCAAAGAAAAAGTAAAGCGTAACTTTGGTATGCCTAAGCCTGAAGGCTATCGTAAAGCGTTGCGTCTGATGGAGATGGCAGAACGTTTCAAGATGCCAATCATCACCTTTATTGATACCGCAGGTGCTTACCCAGGTGTTGGCGCAGAAGAGCGTGGACAGTCTGAGGCGATTGCAAAAAACCTAAAGGTCATGTCGGGGCTTAAAGTACCTGTGATTGTTAACGTTGTTGGTGAAGGCGGCTCTGGTGGCGCATTGGCAATCGGCGTTGGTGACTATGTGAACATGCTTCAGTATTCAACCTACTCAGTGATCTCTCCTGAAGGTTGTGCGTCTATTCTTTGGCGTGATTCTGATAAAGCATCGCAGGCGGCAGAGGCGATGGGTTTAGTTGCGCCAAGACTGAAAGAGCTGGAGTTGATTGACGAGATCATCGAAGAGCCTTTAGGTGGCGCACATCGCGATCCTGTGCAGATGGCTGAAAACATGAAAGCGACATTGCTGCGTCAACTTGATGAGCTGGATCAGCTTGAAGAGGAAGCGCTGCTTGAGCGTCGCTACCAGCGTTTGATGAGCTACGGTTACTGCTAA
- the tilS gene encoding tRNA lysidine(34) synthetase TilS, which translates to MDIYQQFESSLTQHLNAHNKVVLGLSGGMDSRVLLHLLGRFQSDYPERNIIAVHIHHGLSSNADQWQTQCQRWSQKEGIAFDYRLVEVKSKAGESLEQVARHARYQALNDYIEPGDVLVTGQHLDDQTETFLLALKRGSGPKGLSSMAQSMPFGLGYILRPLLAVSRRDIERYAISEKLEWVEDESNQDTRFDRNFLRQEVIPSIKQRWPSFTSSVARSARLCAAQEQLLTELLQPELTKLCDELGGLSIVELAAYSQLKRDYLIRLWLEQHTQWLPSEIQLNKLWFEVACARDDANPELQLAQGSVRRFKQRLFWVSNHHDVSQWQGALTLDACLALPDALGTLSLSSLDKPISSVLSISRQNLPHSLQVIFEPEGLSAHPYGRVGSRKMKKLYQELGVPSWQRRRIPIVMHQDKVVAVAGLFVDKDYYGEDYQLLWDKPVAT; encoded by the coding sequence ATGGATATTTATCAACAGTTCGAATCTTCACTGACTCAGCACCTCAATGCCCACAACAAAGTGGTATTGGGACTGAGTGGTGGCATGGATTCGCGCGTGTTACTGCACCTTTTAGGGCGTTTTCAAAGCGATTATCCAGAGCGCAATATTATCGCTGTGCATATTCATCATGGCTTGAGTTCAAATGCGGATCAGTGGCAAACCCAGTGCCAACGTTGGTCGCAAAAAGAAGGCATCGCCTTTGATTATCGCTTGGTAGAGGTGAAGTCTAAAGCGGGTGAAAGCCTAGAGCAGGTTGCACGCCATGCTCGCTATCAGGCGCTCAATGACTATATCGAACCCGGCGACGTACTCGTCACCGGTCAGCACCTCGATGACCAAACCGAGACCTTTCTTCTTGCCTTAAAGCGAGGTAGTGGTCCCAAAGGACTCTCTTCGATGGCGCAAAGCATGCCCTTTGGGTTGGGCTATATTCTCAGACCTCTGCTTGCTGTATCAAGGCGTGACATCGAGCGCTACGCGATTTCAGAAAAACTTGAGTGGGTGGAAGATGAGAGTAATCAAGACACCCGTTTTGACCGTAACTTCTTACGACAGGAAGTGATCCCATCAATCAAGCAGCGCTGGCCAAGCTTTACCTCATCGGTAGCGAGAAGCGCCCGATTATGCGCCGCCCAAGAGCAATTGCTGACCGAGCTTTTGCAGCCAGAACTCACAAAACTATGTGATGAACTTGGTGGCTTGAGTATCGTGGAACTTGCCGCTTATTCTCAGCTAAAACGTGACTACCTTATTCGACTTTGGCTTGAGCAGCATACGCAATGGCTGCCCTCAGAGATTCAATTAAACAAGCTTTGGTTTGAAGTCGCTTGTGCTAGAGATGATGCCAATCCAGAACTGCAGTTGGCACAAGGAAGCGTTCGTCGTTTTAAGCAGCGACTGTTTTGGGTATCGAATCATCATGATGTATCACAATGGCAAGGGGCGTTGACGCTCGACGCTTGTCTCGCGTTACCAGACGCTCTAGGTACTTTATCGTTGTCTTCATTGGATAAACCAATATCTTCGGTGCTATCAATCAGCAGGCAGAACCTGCCTCACTCTTTGCAAGTCATATTTGAACCTGAGGGACTTTCTGCCCATCCTTATGGGAGAGTGGGTTCGCGCAAGATGAAGAAACTCTATCAAGAATTAGGAGTACCAAGTTGGCAAAGGCGAAGAATACCGATTGTGATGCATCAAGATAAAGTGGTCGCAGTTGCGGGTCTGTTTGTTGATAAAGACTATTATGGTGAGGATTACCAATTGCTGTGGGATAAGCCTGTCGCTACTTAG
- a CDS encoding c-type cytochrome produces the protein MLSTALIVSLVGMPAMAAGDAAAGKAKSAVCAACHGTDGIAIIPGYPNLKGQNEQYLISSMNAYKSKERNGGLSVLMQAQASMLSDQDIANLAAYYANMK, from the coding sequence ATGTTGAGCACTGCGCTCATAGTGAGTCTTGTCGGCATGCCAGCGATGGCTGCCGGAGATGCTGCTGCTGGAAAGGCTAAATCTGCGGTATGCGCCGCCTGTCATGGTACGGACGGCATTGCCATTATTCCAGGCTATCCGAACCTTAAGGGACAGAACGAGCAGTATCTTATTTCATCGATGAATGCTTACAAGAGCAAAGAGCGTAACGGTGGATTATCGGTCTTGATGCAAGCGCAAGCTTCCATGTTAAGTGATCAGGACATCGCTAACTTGGCGGCTTACTACGCCAATATGAAGTAG